A genomic segment from Natranaerovirga hydrolytica encodes:
- a CDS encoding asparaginase, whose translation MKKIALILTGGTISMKADKELKAVIPALSDEEIISTISGINKVANIEAIRFTNMPGPHITPKKMFELSQLIDDLLMKEEYSGAVITHGTDTLEETSYLLDLCLQTYKPVVLTGSMKNSSELGYDGPANLSAAICTAIDKDSYEKGVLVVMNDHIYAANEVIKTHTLSLDTFKSLDKGPLGIVDQDQVIYYRCGNKQRKISVNDIEEKVGLIKCYSGMESGYIDYLMGCHYKGIVVEAMGRGNVPPKMIEGIKKAINHNIPVVIVSICPSGRVLGTYGYEGGGNHLRQLGVILGGDLSGQKARIKLMTILGAGINDIDEIKEIFEDSFYKTYH comes from the coding sequence CCAGCTTTATCCGACGAAGAAATAATATCAACTATTTCTGGAATCAATAAAGTGGCTAATATAGAAGCCATAAGATTTACAAACATGCCAGGTCCTCATATTACGCCAAAAAAAATGTTTGAACTGTCTCAATTAATTGATGACTTATTAATGAAAGAGGAGTACAGTGGTGCTGTTATTACCCATGGAACAGATACATTAGAAGAAACAAGTTATTTGCTAGACTTATGTTTGCAAACCTACAAACCAGTTGTTTTAACAGGGTCAATGAAAAATAGTTCAGAGTTAGGATACGATGGTCCAGCAAATCTTTCAGCAGCTATTTGTACAGCTATTGATAAGGATTCATATGAAAAAGGTGTCTTAGTAGTAATGAATGATCATATATATGCAGCTAACGAAGTGATCAAAACCCATACACTGAGTTTGGATACCTTTAAAAGCCTAGACAAAGGGCCATTGGGCATTGTAGATCAAGATCAGGTCATATATTATAGGTGTGGTAATAAGCAGCGTAAAATCAGTGTTAATGATATAGAAGAAAAAGTTGGGTTAATTAAATGTTATTCAGGAATGGAATCAGGTTATATTGACTATTTAATGGGGTGTCATTATAAAGGCATTGTTGTAGAAGCAATGGGAAGGGGTAATGTCCCACCTAAGATGATAGAAGGGATTAAAAAAGCAATTAATCATAATATACCAGTGGTAATTGTTTCTATATGTCCTAGTGGTAGGGTTTTAGGTACTTATGGATACGAAGGTGGAGGCAATCATCTAAGACAGTTAGGCGTAATATTAGGCGGAGATTTATCAGGACAAAAAGCAAGAATAAAACTTATGACCATATTAGGAGCCGGAATTAATGATATAGATGAGATAAAAGAAATATTTGAAGATAGTTTTTATAAAACATATCATTAG
- a CDS encoding class II SORL domain-containing protein, with protein sequence MSISQTVQSGDWKGEKHVPVIHVEDQVAAGQDVEIKVSIGDEIQHPNELEHHIVWIKVFFKSEDGKFPVEIADFNFSAHGEDGLKTEPTGVTKVKLEKSGTVHVLSYCNIHGLWENSKDVKVK encoded by the coding sequence ATGTCAATAAGTCAAACAGTTCAATCAGGTGATTGGAAAGGCGAAAAGCACGTACCGGTTATTCATGTAGAAGACCAAGTAGCTGCTGGTCAAGATGTAGAAATTAAAGTTTCAATTGGTGATGAAATACAACATCCAAATGAGTTAGAACATCATATTGTTTGGATAAAAGTATTTTTTAAATCAGAAGATGGAAAATTTCCTGTTGAAATAGCAGATTTTAACTTTTCTGCACATGGAGAAGATGGTTTAAAAACAGAACCTACTGGTGTAACGAAAGTAAAATTAGAAAAATCAGGTACAGTACATGTGCTATCTTACTGTAATATTCATGGGTTATGGGAAAATAGCAAAGACGTTAAAGTAAAATAA